In Chryseobacterium turcicum, a single window of DNA contains:
- a CDS encoding MBL fold metallo-hydrolase — protein MFQIQAFVFNFASENTYILFNENKNAWLIDPGNMNEQETHAISNFITENGLKIEKILLTHAHIDHVLGLQWAFDTFKVPVTMHQEDQEVLDMLQASGARFGFQVPTVKVETEYVNDGDELDFDGEKFKIYHVPGHSPGSVVYHNETQKFMISGDVLFEGSIGRTDLYKGNYNQLIEGIKTKLFVLDDETQVFSGHGNPTTIGFEKQYNPFLK, from the coding sequence ATGTTTCAAATACAGGCTTTCGTATTCAATTTTGCAAGTGAAAATACTTATATTCTTTTTAATGAAAATAAAAATGCTTGGCTGATAGATCCAGGAAATATGAATGAGCAGGAAACTCATGCAATTTCAAATTTCATCACTGAAAACGGTTTAAAAATTGAAAAAATACTTTTAACACACGCTCATATTGATCATGTTTTAGGTTTACAATGGGCTTTTGATACATTCAAAGTTCCTGTGACTATGCATCAGGAAGACCAGGAAGTTTTAGATATGCTTCAGGCAAGCGGTGCAAGATTTGGCTTTCAGGTTCCTACGGTAAAGGTTGAAACCGAGTATGTAAATGATGGTGATGAACTAGATTTTGACGGAGAAAAATTTAAAATCTATCATGTTCCGGGGCATTCTCCTGGAAGTGTTGTTTATCATAACGAAACTCAAAAATTTATGATTTCCGGCGATGTGTTATTTGAAGGAAGCATAGGAAGAACAGATCTTTACAAAGGAAATTATAATCAATTGATTGAAGGAATTAAAACGAAACTCTTTGTTTTAGATGATGAAACGCAGGTTTTTTCAGGACATGGAAATCCTACAACGATTGGTTTTGAAAAGCAATATAATCCGTTTTTGAAGTAA
- a CDS encoding type IX secretion system plug protein, whose translation MKTLQIFLLSLGSLAFGQNIQSIQLFNPQTNDETPVITMGQQFVLSFDDLTNSSELYRYTIKHFDRNWEDDNLFFSEIANGSMNALLDQFQYSFNTLQAYTHYTLNFPNEKIQPKISGNFELIVYKSSVDQPLFKRRFSIVEDNVNLALNISRIADAKNPNINQRVEVQAVAKAGDLTSNVNSMSLMVMQNNNPNMKITNQKPSATMGNQLLFQQLNLAFPGNNEFYYFDNKNMRIAADMVRETGIVDGVNQTYLHPVWAYPLNYQYQPDVNGAWYYRRNDLGLERDAAREADYAWVHFSLDSDLMDKELYIVGGFNDFKATKEFQMHYDEAAKKYIAKIYMKQGFYNYILATKEANGSLNLGEINGNFWQTENLYQAFLYYKPFGRNYDGLAGYGEFRTPVR comes from the coding sequence ATGAAAACGTTGCAGATATTTTTACTCAGTTTAGGTTCGCTAGCTTTTGGGCAGAACATTCAAAGTATTCAATTGTTTAATCCTCAAACCAATGACGAGACGCCGGTAATCACAATGGGTCAGCAATTCGTATTGAGTTTTGATGATTTAACCAATTCAAGTGAATTGTACCGTTATACAATCAAACATTTCGATAGAAATTGGGAAGATGACAATCTTTTTTTTAGTGAAATTGCCAATGGCTCGATGAATGCGTTGCTCGACCAGTTTCAGTATTCTTTTAATACACTTCAGGCGTACACTCATTATACTTTAAATTTTCCCAATGAGAAAATACAGCCGAAAATTTCAGGTAATTTTGAATTGATTGTTTATAAAAGTTCGGTAGATCAGCCACTTTTTAAAAGAAGATTTTCTATCGTGGAAGATAATGTGAATTTAGCGTTGAATATATCTAGAATTGCAGATGCTAAAAACCCGAATATCAATCAAAGGGTAGAAGTACAGGCGGTTGCAAAAGCAGGAGATTTAACTTCAAATGTGAATTCTATGTCGCTTATGGTGATGCAGAATAATAATCCCAATATGAAGATTACCAATCAGAAACCGAGCGCAACGATGGGGAATCAATTACTTTTTCAACAGTTGAATCTTGCTTTTCCTGGGAATAATGAGTTTTATTATTTTGATAATAAAAATATGAGAATTGCAGCAGATATGGTGCGTGAAACAGGAATTGTAGATGGAGTTAATCAAACCTATCTTCATCCGGTTTGGGCGTATCCTTTAAATTATCAATACCAACCAGATGTAAACGGAGCTTGGTATTACCGTAGAAATGATTTGGGATTAGAAAGAGATGCTGCTCGTGAAGCGGATTATGCTTGGGTGCATTTTTCTTTAGATTCCGATTTAATGGATAAGGAATTATACATTGTAGGTGGATTCAATGATTTTAAAGCGACCAAAGAATTTCAAATGCATTACGATGAAGCCGCTAAAAAATATATTGCAAAGATTTATATGAAGCAAGGTTTTTACAACTACATTTTAGCAACCAAAGAAGCAAATGGTTCTTTGAATTTAGGTGAAATTAACGGTAATTTCTGGCAGACAGAAAATCTTTATCAGGCATTTTTATATTACAAACCTTTCGGTAGAAATTATGATGGTTTAGCCGGATACGGAGAATTCAGAACTCCGGTTAGATAG
- the hemH gene encoding ferrochelatase: protein MKGILLVNLGSPKSTAVPDVREYLDEFLMDEKVIDYRWFFRALLVQGIILNTRPAKSAEAYKTVWTDEGSPLIVITQKIQKKLQKLVDVPVEIGMRYAQPSIEAGIQKLVDQGVSEIVLFPLYPQYAMSTTETVIEKAEEVRKKKFPGIKINYIQPFYNREIYIDCLAESIREKLPENFDALQFSYHGVPERHIYKTDPTNTCNLNDCCSRENNPSHQFCYRHQCFDVTNSVIKKLGLPKEKVMVTFQSRLGKDKWMEPYTDETLETIGKKGVKNLAIVCPAFVSDCLETLEEISVEGKHQFEHGGGENFHYIPCLNDEDRWIDVVKILCEEKLNEFYLV, encoded by the coding sequence ATGAAAGGAATATTATTAGTCAATCTCGGTTCACCAAAATCTACTGCTGTACCCGATGTAAGAGAATATCTTGATGAATTCTTGATGGACGAAAAGGTGATTGATTACCGATGGTTTTTCCGTGCGCTTTTGGTGCAGGGAATTATTTTAAATACAAGACCCGCAAAATCTGCCGAAGCTTACAAAACAGTTTGGACAGACGAAGGTTCCCCATTAATTGTCATTACTCAGAAAATTCAGAAAAAACTTCAAAAGCTGGTTGATGTTCCGGTAGAAATCGGAATGCGATATGCACAACCAAGCATTGAAGCTGGAATTCAAAAATTAGTTGACCAAGGCGTTTCGGAAATCGTTCTTTTCCCTTTGTACCCGCAATATGCGATGAGTACAACGGAAACGGTGATTGAAAAAGCAGAAGAAGTAAGAAAAAAGAAATTTCCCGGAATTAAAATCAATTATATTCAGCCTTTTTACAACAGAGAAATTTACATCGACTGTCTAGCAGAAAGCATCAGAGAAAAACTTCCTGAAAATTTTGATGCATTACAGTTTTCTTATCACGGCGTTCCGGAAAGACATATTTATAAGACCGACCCTACGAATACATGTAATCTGAACGATTGCTGTTCTCGTGAAAATAATCCGAGTCATCAGTTTTGTTATCGCCATCAATGTTTTGATGTTACCAACTCGGTGATTAAAAAATTAGGCTTACCAAAAGAAAAAGTGATGGTAACCTTCCAATCAAGATTAGGAAAAGACAAATGGATGGAACCTTACACCGATGAAACTCTGGAAACAATCGGTAAAAAAGGAGTTAAAAATCTGGCTATTGTTTGCCCGGCTTTCGTTTCCGACTGCCTGGAAACCTTGGAAGAAATTTCTGTAGAAGGAAAACATCAGTTTGAGCATGGCGGCGGAGAAAACTTCCATTACATCCCATGTCTGAATGACGAAGACCGCTGGATTGATGTCGTGAAGATACTTTGCGAAGAAAAACTGAATGAGTTTTATTTAGTTTAA
- a CDS encoding NifU family protein has product MRTILIEPTENPKVIKFVADYNLIPGSLELDRDSDISEIPLAQELFNYPFVERIFITANFVAVAKQDTVEWEHVAESLKNVIEDELLANPRIYLQKKKEMIEIYAEMTPNPNAMKFVSSKMLMDGFVEVKSKNEAEGVPLAQAIFTEFDFAKEVFISDNFVAVTRDNSVEWHQVMMAVRGYIAEYLQSGGVISNIESQKHENPVEKIINRDYTEDEQKISDILNEYVAPAVENDGGKISLLEYDAANKTAKMLLQGACSGCPSSTATLKGGIENILKQFVPDLVEHVEAVNG; this is encoded by the coding sequence ATGCGTACGATACTTATAGAACCAACAGAAAACCCGAAAGTGATAAAATTTGTAGCTGATTACAATTTGATTCCGGGGTCTTTAGAGTTGGATAGAGATTCAGATATATCAGAAATTCCTTTGGCACAAGAGCTTTTTAATTATCCTTTTGTTGAAAGAATTTTTATTACAGCTAATTTTGTAGCGGTAGCAAAACAAGATACTGTAGAATGGGAACATGTTGCTGAAAGCCTTAAAAACGTAATTGAAGACGAACTTTTGGCTAACCCAAGAATTTATCTGCAGAAGAAAAAAGAAATGATTGAGATTTATGCTGAAATGACTCCGAATCCTAATGCAATGAAATTTGTTTCTAGCAAAATGCTGATGGATGGTTTTGTAGAGGTAAAATCTAAAAACGAAGCGGAAGGCGTTCCTTTAGCACAGGCTATTTTCACGGAATTTGATTTTGCGAAAGAAGTTTTCATCTCAGATAATTTTGTAGCGGTTACGAGAGATAATTCCGTAGAATGGCATCAGGTAATGATGGCTGTGCGTGGTTATATTGCAGAATACCTTCAAAGTGGTGGTGTAATCTCAAATATTGAGTCTCAAAAGCATGAAAACCCTGTAGAAAAAATCATCAACAGAGATTATACCGAGGATGAGCAAAAAATTTCTGACATTCTAAATGAATATGTAGCTCCTGCTGTAGAAAACGACGGTGGAAAAATTTCTTTATTGGAATATGATGCTGCAAACAAAACGGCAAAGATGTTGCTACAAGGTGCTTGTTCAGGCTGCCCAAGTTCAACAGCTACCTTAAAAGGAGGAATCGAAAATATTTTAAAACAATTCGTTCCCGATTTAGTTGAACATGTAGAAGCTGTAAACGGATAA
- a CDS encoding gamma carbonic anhydrase family protein, translating into MALIKELLGKTPQIGENAFLAETATIIGNVTMGRDCSIWYNAVIRGDVHYIKMGNKVNVQDNAMLHCTYEKFPLEIGNNVSIGHNAIVHGCRIHDNVLIGMGSIVMDDCTIEQNSIVGAGSVVTQGTHIKSGEVWGGVPARKIKDISAALLEGEVNRIADNYVKYSSWYKD; encoded by the coding sequence ATGGCACTTATAAAAGAACTTTTAGGAAAAACACCGCAAATTGGTGAAAATGCTTTTTTAGCAGAAACGGCAACAATTATCGGAAATGTCACGATGGGGAGAGATTGCAGTATTTGGTATAATGCGGTAATCAGAGGAGATGTGCATTACATCAAAATGGGCAATAAAGTAAATGTACAAGATAATGCGATGTTGCATTGTACGTATGAAAAGTTTCCTTTAGAAATCGGTAATAATGTTTCAATTGGTCACAACGCAATTGTTCACGGTTGTAGGATTCACGACAATGTTTTGATAGGGATGGGTTCTATCGTTATGGATGATTGCACAATTGAGCAAAATTCTATTGTTGGAGCAGGTTCTGTCGTTACGCAAGGAACGCATATTAAATCTGGTGAAGTTTGGGGCGGTGTTCCGGCTAGAAAGATTAAAGATATTTCGGCAGCTCTTCTGGAAGGTGAAGTCAATAGAATTGCAGATAATTACGTGAAATATTCTTCTTGGTATAAAGATTAG